A genomic stretch from Halichoerus grypus chromosome 7, mHalGry1.hap1.1, whole genome shotgun sequence includes:
- the TSEN15 gene encoding tRNA-splicing endonuclease subunit Sen15 isoform X4, whose translation MAERGDSEPTPGCSGLGPGGVLGGGGAAHSWAPEDAWMGTHPKYLEMMELDIGDASQVYIAFLVYLDLMESKSWHEVNCVGLPDLQLICLVGTEIEGEGLQTVVPTPISASLSHNRDTAREGTQAGGVREGEAGFPLSREPNVGLDPRTLGS comes from the exons ATGGCGGAGCGCGGCGATTCCGAGCCCACCCCGGGCTGCAGCGGTCTGGGCCCGGGCGGCGttctcggcggcggcggcgccgccCACTCATGGGCCCCGGAGGACGCCTGGATGGGCACCCACCCAAAG TATTTAGAAATGATGGAATTAGATATAGGAGATGCCAGCCAAGTTTACATAGCATTCTTGGTTTACCTGGACCTCATGGAGA GTAAAAGTTGGCATGAAGTAAATTGTGTTGGATTACCAGATCTCCAGCTCATCTGCCTTGTCGGTACTGAGATAGAAGGAGAAGGATTACAGACTGTGGTGCCTACACCCATCAGTGCTTCCCTCAGCCATAACAG agacacagcgagagagggaacacaagcagggggagtgagagagggagaagcaggcttcccgctgagcagggagcccaatgtggggctcgatcccaggaccctgggatcatga